In one Lolium rigidum isolate FL_2022 chromosome 3, APGP_CSIRO_Lrig_0.1, whole genome shotgun sequence genomic region, the following are encoded:
- the LOC124698694 gene encoding ankyrin-3-like has translation MASSTSDIEAALRRLAKEKDLRGGKDAKGETVLHLAASQGCVGSCRFLVEELGFDVNCVSNTGVTPMLLAAFEGNVQVMRYLLGHGSDPAMPDEKGSTPLHLAAEEGHCEAVRLLLSKGVCVDPIDHRATPLHLAAAKDHDQVVKVLLELGADPNRVVHHVFSPLMMAVHGKALKCMRLLIEAGADVNAHGYSGPTPLTEAVDNGLTNFVKVLLEAGADPNIPNQHGAIPIELAAARGQRELVEILFPRTNPIRSLQDWSVDGIIRHFNSPHINPLQATVFVKERIADLKSQGKEAFGKKDYVAAMYFYGLVMEIDPFDAAMFANRSLCWLRKGEGDRALQDARHCKMMKPGWSKAWYREGAALGFMKDYEGAAVAFHRALQLDPKSNEIKEALREAVKSMEEMQHD, from the exons atggcctcctccacctccgacaTCGAGGCCGCTCTCAGGA GACTGGCGAAGGAGAAGGACCTGCGGGGAGGTAAGGACGCAAAAGGGGAAACCGTGCTTCACTTGGCCGCGAGCCAGGGCTGCGTGGGGAGCTGCCGGTTCCTGGTGGAGGAACTGGGCTTTGATGTAAATTGTGTGTCGAATACTG GTGTGACACCAATGCTCTTGGCCGCATTTGAGGGGAATGTCCAGGTTATGAGGTACCTTCTGGGCCACGGCAGCGACCCTGCGATGCCCGACGAGAAGGGCTCCACGCCTCTGCACTTGGCAGCAGAGGAAG GGCACTGTGAGGCCGTAAGGCTTTTGCTCTCCAAAGGAGTCTGTGTGGACCCTATTGATCATCGGGCGACGCCATTGCACTTGGCTGCTGCAAAGGACCACGATCAGGTTGTGAAGGTTCTGCTGGAGCTTGGTGCCGAT CCCAACAGAGTTGTTCATCACGTCTTTTCACCACTCATGATGGCTGTCCATGGCAAGGCCTTGAAATGCATGCGGCTACTGATTGAG GCTGGTGCTGATGTGAATGCTCACGGTTACTCTGGACCAACTCCTTTAACGGAGGCTGTTGATAACGGATTAACCAACTTTGTCAAAGTCTTACTAGAGGCTGGAGCCGACCCTAACATCCCTAACCAG CATGGAGCAATTCCTATCGAGCTAGCAGCAGCTCGAGGTCAACGCGAACTTGTTGAAATTCTGTTCCCTAGGACAAATCCGATTCGATCCCTGCAAGATTGGAGCGTTGATGGGATAATTAGACATTTTAATTCTCCACATATCAACCCTCTTCAG GCCACAGTTTTTGTGAAGGAAAGAATTGCTGATCTAAAGTCACAAGGAAAGGAAGCATTTGGAAAGAAGGACTACGTTGCGGCAATGTACTTTTATGGCCTG GTCATGGAGATAGACCCATTTGACGCCGCTATGTTTGCCAACCGGAGCCTCTGCTGGCTGCGAAAGGGTGAAGGGGATAGAGCTTTGCAAGATGCGCGGCACTGCAAAATGATGAAGCCCGGTTGGTCCAAGGCATGGTACCGTGAAGGGGCAGCCCTCGGATTCATGAAG GACTACGAAGGAGCCGCTGTCGCGTTCCACAGAGCGCTGCAACTTGACCCCAAGAGCAACGAGATCAAGGAAGCGCTGAG GGAGGCGGTGAAATCTATGGAGGAGATGCAGCACGACTAA